The following is a genomic window from Crocinitomicaceae bacterium.
TTGTAAAGTTACATAACAGGTATTATGCCATTTTCAATGTGTGTATAAAGTTTTTCACAGTCTTTTTTTTGTAAACAATGATTGATTATTCGCCCTTGGCGTAGGGGCAGTTCGCCACTTGCGCCTACGCCGCGCCAAATATTGAATTTAACTCGTATAACCATCTTGCTGATCTGTGTTATATTTACATCCATTCTTGCTCTATGAGATTAACAATTATTATCAGTTTTCTGTTTCATTGTCTTGTTAGTTTGAGTCAATTGCCTATGAATCTCAAGTATGACCAACTTGAATATTCTTATGATTCTGCCACGGTTCTGGTTTATTCTAAATCAAAATCTGCTGTGTTTGATTTGAGAACCGATAAATTTTTAATTGATTTTACAAAGGATGTTGTTGTCAATTATCCATTCACAAATTTTTACCTGAAAATTGCCTTAAAGAAAGGTGAATTATCAATTTATGATTTTAGCAATCAACATGAATTTTATCAGGTGACAGATAGAGATTCATTTATTTATATAGGTATTGAAGATCCCCGAATTCAGCCTGGTTTGATGTCAATGAATGGAGTTATGAATACAGATTTTCCAACGGTGGAATCTCCGTGTAAATGGTCAAAAATATCTTGCACAAAAGTCACTCATGATATCTATATTCTCAACGCATACAAAACACATATTTATAATGAAACTGAGAATCTTCCAAATGATGATTTTATTGATGGATTTAATTCTTCAGGTGTTTATTTGGTCTCTGAAAAAAAGTGGTTAATTGACCCTGTTTATCACGCTTGTTATTCATTAAATGATTATTATTTCTGTGCCAGACAAACGCTGGTACCAAATTATCGTGATGGGGGAGAAATGATCAGAACCCCTAGTTATGAATACAGTTGGGATCTCTACCACTACACGGATGAAAAAATGAATTTAATTGTGGGTGATGCGTATGAAATAGAGCCGGATTTAATTGCGCGAATTATGCGGGTTGATTCTGTGATGAGTTTGAATAATGACAAATCTCTATTTGAATTTATTGATGCCGGTAAAAGAGGAATACTCAGTTTTCAACTTTATTCGGGAGGTTATTTTGGTGAACAGACATTTCATTGCAAAATATTATTGGATGCAAAATATAATTTAGTGGTTTATTCAGAGATGTTGAGCAGATTAGTTGTCTCTGAATTGAAAGATACATTGAGTCATACTATGTATAAAATTAGATTTGATGAGAAAGGGTTCGGGTTGCGTAAACAATTTCAAATTGATGATAATTTTTCATTCGATGCTCCTGAAGCCCCGGCAGAAAATTGGAAAGAGTTTTTGGTCCTTTATCCTTCTAGTTCAAATAAACTATTTTATCAAGTGATATTTAGTAATGAAACTGAGTCATACACGTTGTCAGAAATATCATCAGAAAATCCAAATACCGAATTGAGCAATATTGGTGTGAGTAAAATAAATGACTCACTTGTATTGGTGAATTTATATGTACAAGATAATCGCATAGAGGTTGTGCACAGTGAAGTTCATCCTGATGAAGATTCAGTTGATAAGGATGGAAATACAATTTACTATGAGCCAAATCCTTCTGAAATTAGCTCAGGCGTTTTTAATTATCAAAACGGCAACTGGTTTATTGAGCCGCAATATGCTAAAGTTATTCAAACAGCTAATGGTTGGATATGTGTTATTGAAAGCGAAAACGATCAGAGTACTTATACGATATCTTTATTAGATGCACGGGGTGAAACAGTGTTCTCATCAAAGCTACCTGAAGATATTATATTGAATGATTATTTAGAATATCTATCTCCCTATAAAAATACTGATACCGTTTTTTTGGCGCCAAATGGATTTCAATCACATCAAAAATGGAATACACCAAATCAAATGTATTACGCTCGTTTTAATGGAAAGTACAGCTTGTATAATCCGGGTAGATTTTTTGAAAATGAGTACTTCGTAAAGCCCTACGATTTCATTCACGTTCATCCACAGTTAGATATTTTAATTGCTATTGAAAATGATTCACTTTATTTTAGTTCACCTTTTGTTTCAACCTCGATGAAAGCTGAAGGCGCAGAACTGGTTTATAAACAATACGCAGATTTCAATGATCCGTATGAAGCCTGGGAATTGACAACTATTTATCAGGGACAAGCTACGGTTGATGGAACAAAAGAAGTTTGGGGTTCTCAAATCACAACCATATCCATTCAAATTTCTGAAAATGAAATTATCATCAACGATTGTACGCCAGATTCAAGAGTTTCTTTTTGCCCTGAATGTTATAATGAAAACGATGAAATATACACCTCACAAACTATGTTCTATACTGAGAATTCTTCAGTTTGGAGACGAACAGAATATGGATGGATTAAAGCTAGCCCATATTATGCCGGTATTGAAAAATTAAAACATGGTGAGTACATTGCGCACTCAGGAAAATTTCTCTCATCTGTTATTTATGATGGACTTGGAGTATTGCACGGTAATGATGATGTACTCACCGAAATCCCATCTCGCTATTTCCTCCTTGACTCCAATTTCAACGCAATTCCCTTCATGGATTATTTTGATTTTGCCTACATTGAAGATTTGGGTTTTGGCTTAAAAGTGCAGTTCAATCCGGGTGAAAAATATTTTTTTATGACTTATGATCATCGTGGCATAACCAATGCTGAATGGGATGATTTTACATTAGAAAACGGAAAATTGAAAGCCATCATTCATACCCAATATGAAGTTGATGAAAATGGTGAATTGGTTTTGGATGAATTTGGCAATCCTATTGAAGCGGTTTCAGAAACTATCAAGTTTTTTAAGTTGAGATAGACTCTTTATTTTCCCATCATCCGCTTCACATACTTTCCAATAATATCAAATTCAAGATTAACAACAGAACCAACTTTCAGCGTGTGAAAATTGGTATGCTCAATGGTGAACGGAATGATGTGAACAGAAAATAATTTATCTTCTGAACGCACCACGGTTAATGAAACTCCATTTACGGTTATAGATCCTTTTGCAACAGTTACATCATCAAAATCATACGTGAAAACAAATTCAGTACTGCCTTCATGATGATGAATTTCAATGCAAATTCCTGTAGTATCAACATGTCCTTGAACAATGTGTCCGTCTAAACGTGAACCTACTTTTGTGCAACGTTCTACATTCACTAAATCACCCACCTGAAGCTGACCTAAATTGGTGCGTTTGAGTGTTTCATCTATTGCCGTCACGGTATATTCATTATTTTGAATTGAAACCACCGTGAGGCAACATCCGTTATGCGCTACACTTTGATCTACTTTTAATTCGTGCGTAAATGGGCATGAAGACGTAAAATGGATATTGGTTTTGTCGCGTTCAATTTTTTCAACGCGCGCCATGGATTCTATTATTCCGGTAAACATTTAGTGTGAATTGATTATTTGAATATTGCCTTGAAATGATCTTGGAATCAGACCTTCTAATTTTATTTCGTAAACTGTTACGGAGTAAAAATAAACTCCATCATTTAATGGTTTTCCACCGTCTCTGTCAGTACCATCCCAGTTCAAGTCAGGGTCATTGGTTTGAAAAACTAATTTACCCCATCGGTTGAATACTTGAAAATCTACGCTGTCAACAAATTTATAAGGCAGCAATGGATGATACAAATCGTTGATTAAATCATCATCCGGCGTAAACACATTGGGCAACACATAATATCCTTCACAATTGTCAATACACACTTTGTTTGACGGCACACTTTCATTGTTGTATTGAATTGAATCAAGTGCAGTGATGTAATAACATCCGGCAATACTACCGCGATCTTTGTGAGTATAGAATGTATCTAGATCTGATGAAAAACTGATGAGTAATTCAAGAGAATCTCCTGAGAATGGAGCAAAATATAAATTGTACCGTGTAACATCATCAGCACAAAGGTTGTTTGGATTGGTCCATGAAATATAGGTTTCTTCCAAATCGCAATCACCGGCAATAAATGCAGTAGGAGCACATGGTGCCGTCAGGTCTACCGGTTCAGCGCAGGCCTCTTGTGACCAGTTGATAATTGGTGTGATGATGCCATCAGCGGTGTATGCACCTATGCTTTTAATTTTATAACAATAAGATATTCCGTTGATCAGTCCGGTGTCAGTGAAATTTTGCAAAGTGGATGATCCTATCAGATTAAAAATTCCGCTGCCGGCAAATGTTTCTTTATAAATTTCATAGAGGGTGTTGGTCCATGGCACTTGCTCATTCCAGTTTATCGTGATGGCATTGTCGCTTGGTGTAAGTGTAATGAAAATAGAAGATGCATCAAGGGATGAGCCTATCAAAATATTGTTGCTGTACATTTCAACGCGGTATGTATATGGAAGATTTTCTGTGTTCAATGTAAGATCTGCAAATGCGGTATCAGCATCTTCAATCAATATTTCCTGTGGTGTGGTGAGCACTAAGGTTTCTGCTCCACCTCCATAATTTTCTGAGCGATATAACTGGTAATGGTATGGACCAGGATACAAAAAAGCATTCAATTCTTTTGGATACGACCAAAGAATAGAATCTTTTCCTGTAGACAGGTTTGTTTCGTAAACGCTTACGTTGGTCAATACCGGAATTTCAAAATTCAGATGTTCGCAGTCCTGAATTGATACGCAACTTTCTACACCTGATTCATTAACGGCTGTTACCAAATAGCAATATTCATTTCCAACGGTGAGTGTAGAATTATCGGTGTAAGTTGGAAGAGTACTTGTGCCAATTTGTGTATATCCCATCAGTTGTGCTGTGCCGTTTGCACAACAATTATCAATGCTGTTGGTGCTGTCAATACTTCGGTAAATAGTGTAATGATCAATGTCGGCACATGAAGATGCGTCCCAGGAAAGTACCATTGAATTTCCGGAAGGAGTGACTGAAAAATTTTCAACTGGCGGAATATTGACTTTAATTTTATACGTACTCAAATCTGAAAGCTGTACTCCGGGATCATTGTCTTCAGCGTGAATGATGATGTTGTATGTTGCATTAGACGCATCAGCACAGGTTGGTTCCCATAAAAATGTTCCGGTTACACTATTCACTGCAGATATTTCTGCAAATGTTGCCGGATTTGCCGGAAGATGAAAAACTGCACCGGTAGCATACAAGGTAATAACATCTCCAGCATCCGGGTCAGTAGCGGTAAATTGAATGGACAGGGAATCTCCTGCAAAAACGCAGGTGTCCGGTTTGTCTGTGATATCCGGAGGATTATTTGAACATGCTTGCACTGTAAGTTGCATATCCTGAACCACTGCACCAACATAAAAACCATTGCGCCATTCTGAAATTTTGATGGCTAAATTATATTCTCCGGGTATTTGCGGCATGTCCCAACACAATGTTCCGGTAATTGAATCAATACTCATGGTTCCTCCTCCGGCGGCGTCAGGCCATTTGTAAATAACCGGAATTTGCATTTCAAGACAATCTTCTCCACGACAAGGTACCAATGAATAACTTAAGCTATCGCCATCAGGGTCGTAGGCTGATAAGTTATAGCAATACATCTGATTCAAGCAAGCAAATTCTGGACAAGGACAATCTTCTATAACTAATGAATTATTGGGGTTGCCAATAAAAGGTGAGATGATTAATTCAGTTTGAATGCAAAATACTTTATCTACTGAATTAGTAATATTAATCACGCCGGCATTTCTATTTGGGTCTTCAACACTAATAATGTATGATGATGGTCCGGTATACGTATGTTGTCCAATGTACGTATTGATTTGAACGTCATACAAGGTGATGTATTCTATATTAACTCGTGGAATAGTATCGTATGATCCGTCTCCCCATTGTATTTCTAGTTCGGGCCGGTCAGCTTCACTGCTGGTTTTTGTACATGTGGTTACAGTGAATTCATACGTGGTGCCGTACAAATGACGATACTTAATGGTGCCCGAACGGTTGTGCGTAGCCAATGCAGATGCACTCTGAATCAGAAAAAGCAGTAAGACAATATATTTAAATCTTATTATCACCAGACTAGCAAAGTTAGCAAAAAGCAAGGCGCCTTTATGCATATTAACGAAAGAAGGGGGTCGTTTGTTGATTGTACTATATCTAATTCTGAATTTTGCATCAGGGATATCTTGTAAAATAGATACCTTTAAGGCAAAAATTTTGTAGATATATGTTTTTATTCCCTCAATATAGTGCAAAGCCAAAAACAGATAATCTGGTATGGCTGGTGGCTGAAGATGATAATCTGAAAAATCTAAAACTGGACAAAAACCAGACGCAGTTTTTAAAAGATGCTTTCAAAAAAGAAAACATGGTGGTAATGCATCATTACGGATTGATGAATATCTATTGCAAAGTTGAAAATCTGAAAGCAGATGCAGATAAAGAAAAACTTCGTGTGCTTGGTTATAAAACTTATGAAGCTTTGA
Proteins encoded in this region:
- a CDS encoding gliding motility-associated C-terminal domain-containing protein, coding for MIIRFKYIVLLLFLIQSASALATHNRSGTIKYRHLYGTTYEFTVTTCTKTSSEADRPELEIQWGDGSYDTIPRVNIEYITLYDVQINTYIGQHTYTGPSSYIISVEDPNRNAGVINITNSVDKVFCIQTELIISPFIGNPNNSLVIEDCPCPEFACLNQMYCYNLSAYDPDGDSLSYSLVPCRGEDCLEMQIPVIYKWPDAAGGGTMSIDSITGTLCWDMPQIPGEYNLAIKISEWRNGFYVGAVVQDMQLTVQACSNNPPDITDKPDTCVFAGDSLSIQFTATDPDAGDVITLYATGAVFHLPANPATFAEISAVNSVTGTFLWEPTCADASNATYNIIIHAEDNDPGVQLSDLSTYKIKVNIPPVENFSVTPSGNSMVLSWDASSCADIDHYTIYRSIDSTNSIDNCCANGTAQLMGYTQIGTSTLPTYTDNSTLTVGNEYCYLVTAVNESGVESCVSIQDCEHLNFEIPVLTNVSVYETNLSTGKDSILWSYPKELNAFLYPGPYHYQLYRSENYGGGAETLVLTTPQEILIEDADTAFADLTLNTENLPYTYRVEMYSNNILIGSSLDASSIFITLTPSDNAITINWNEQVPWTNTLYEIYKETFAGSGIFNLIGSSTLQNFTDTGLINGISYCYKIKSIGAYTADGIITPIINWSQEACAEPVDLTAPCAPTAFIAGDCDLEETYISWTNPNNLCADDVTRYNLYFAPFSGDSLELLISFSSDLDTFYTHKDRGSIAGCYYITALDSIQYNNESVPSNKVCIDNCEGYYVLPNVFTPDDDLINDLYHPLLPYKFVDSVDFQVFNRWGKLVFQTNDPDLNWDGTDRDGGKPLNDGVYFYSVTVYEIKLEGLIPRSFQGNIQIINSH
- a CDS encoding riboflavin synthase, which translates into the protein MFTGIIESMARVEKIERDKTNIHFTSSCPFTHELKVDQSVAHNGCCLTVVSIQNNEYTVTAIDETLKRTNLGQLQVGDLVNVERCTKVGSRLDGHIVQGHVDTTGICIEIHHHEGSTEFVFTYDFDDVTVAKGSITVNGVSLTVVRSEDKLFSVHIIPFTIEHTNFHTLKVGSVVNLEFDIIGKYVKRMMGK